The following are encoded in a window of Haloarcula laminariae genomic DNA:
- a CDS encoding RidA family protein — protein sequence MKDIVHTDDAPAAVGAYSQATATDDLVFTAGQIPLTPDGDLLDDAPVAEQTEQALENVAAVLEEAGAGMDDVLKVTVFLDDIDDFDAMNDTYAGFFDEAPPARSAVGVDALPKGVAVEIEAVAVR from the coding sequence ATGAAGGATATCGTCCACACCGACGACGCGCCGGCCGCCGTCGGCGCGTACAGCCAGGCGACCGCGACCGACGACCTCGTCTTCACCGCCGGCCAGATTCCGCTCACCCCCGACGGAGACTTGCTGGACGACGCACCGGTCGCCGAGCAGACCGAACAGGCACTCGAAAACGTTGCGGCCGTCCTCGAGGAGGCCGGCGCGGGGATGGACGACGTGCTGAAGGTCACGGTCTTCCTCGACGACATCGACGACTTCGACGCGATGAACGACACCTACGCCGGCTTCTTCGACGAGGCCCCGCCCGCCCGCTCGGCCGTCGGCGTCGACGCGCTTCCGAAGGGCGTCGCGGTCGAAATCGAGGCCGTCGCCGTCCGCTGA
- a CDS encoding DUF7577 domain-containing protein has protein sequence MVTAGELYVLTATVMALVALAAAVPVLRDIAIEGRERLRRGGPDPPVEDAHSSEVAGVRCQHCGTENETDYTYCAECSRAL, from the coding sequence ATGGTCACGGCCGGCGAACTGTACGTTCTCACCGCGACCGTGATGGCGCTGGTCGCGCTCGCGGCGGCGGTGCCGGTGCTGCGCGACATCGCGATAGAGGGCCGTGAGCGACTGCGGCGGGGCGGACCTGACCCACCGGTAGAGGACGCACACAGCAGCGAAGTTGCCGGTGTGCGCTGCCAGCACTGCGGCACGGAGAACGAGACGGACTACACGTACTGTGCCGAATGCTCGCGAGCGCTGTAG
- a CDS encoding VOC family protein, whose protein sequence is MDLAHVAICVSDLDRALAFYRELGFEETHRFTLSGVENVYVDRPGGDGALQLRYDPDRTTPIAPSRADTDHVAFTVEDVEETFQTALDAGGAAVLEPTEIEPAGAYAAFVEDPEGYTLELYRGL, encoded by the coding sequence ATGGACCTGGCACACGTCGCTATCTGCGTCTCCGACCTCGACCGCGCGCTGGCGTTCTACCGCGAACTCGGCTTCGAGGAGACCCACCGGTTCACGCTCTCGGGCGTCGAGAACGTCTACGTCGACAGACCCGGCGGCGACGGCGCCCTCCAGTTGCGCTACGACCCCGACCGAACCACGCCTATCGCGCCCTCGCGGGCCGACACCGACCACGTCGCCTTCACCGTCGAGGACGTCGAGGAGACGTTCCAGACCGCCCTCGACGCCGGCGGTGCGGCGGTGCTGGAGCCCACCGAAATCGAGCCCGCGGGCGCCTACGCCGCCTTCGTCGAGGACCCCGAGGGGTACACGCTGGAGCTCTACCGCGGGCTGTAG
- a CDS encoding tubulin/FtsZ family protein: protein MHVAVIGFGNAGGKIADAMLEFEADTGRSLCKDVLAVNSAEIDLAKPDHVPEDRRLLIGQTHERVKGRGVGANPELGAEVARRDLGEIDRALDDVPVYEIDAFLVVAGLGGGTGSGGAPVVSRHLREMYAEPVYGLGVLPSADEGGRASLNAARSLQSFTDATDSLVLFDNDAWRQAGETLQSGYDHANTELARRVTTLLGAGALDDSTVSETAMDASDINRTLSTDGVSTIAYASADLDRETKSGLLDQFRTNGHADTDYAQKVHGLVRRAVNARLTCPADVESAERSLAVVSGPPEELSRKGLQHARQWLESQTDSVEVLAGDDPREDADRLSVAVLLSNVTDVPRVDTLQERAVDAQDRIEAEASARDDEVAELVTDENDELDPI from the coding sequence ATGCACGTCGCCGTCATCGGGTTCGGGAACGCCGGGGGAAAGATAGCCGACGCCATGCTGGAGTTCGAGGCCGACACCGGGCGGTCGCTGTGCAAGGACGTTCTCGCGGTCAATTCCGCGGAGATAGACCTGGCCAAACCGGACCACGTCCCCGAGGACCGGCGGTTGCTCATCGGGCAGACACACGAGCGAGTGAAGGGCCGCGGCGTCGGGGCCAACCCCGAGCTGGGCGCCGAGGTGGCCCGCAGGGACCTCGGGGAGATAGACCGCGCGCTGGACGACGTCCCGGTGTATGAAATCGACGCCTTCCTCGTCGTCGCCGGGCTGGGCGGGGGCACCGGCTCCGGCGGCGCGCCGGTCGTCAGCCGACATCTCCGGGAGATGTACGCCGAACCGGTGTACGGCCTGGGGGTCCTCCCCAGCGCGGACGAGGGCGGGCGCGCGTCGCTGAACGCCGCCCGCTCGCTGCAGTCCTTCACCGACGCCACCGACAGCCTCGTCCTCTTCGACAACGACGCCTGGCGACAGGCCGGCGAGACGCTCCAGAGCGGCTACGACCACGCCAACACCGAGTTGGCCCGGCGGGTGACGACGCTGCTGGGCGCGGGGGCGCTCGACGACTCGACGGTCTCCGAGACCGCGATGGACGCGAGCGACATCAACCGGACGCTGTCGACCGACGGCGTGAGCACCATCGCCTACGCGAGCGCGGACCTCGACCGGGAGACCAAATCCGGCCTGCTCGACCAGTTCCGCACCAACGGCCACGCCGACACCGACTACGCCCAGAAGGTCCACGGGCTCGTCCGGCGGGCCGTCAACGCCCGGCTGACCTGTCCCGCCGACGTCGAGTCGGCCGAGCGCTCCCTCGCCGTCGTCTCGGGGCCGCCCGAGGAGCTCTCTCGCAAGGGGCTCCAGCACGCCCGCCAGTGGCTCGAATCCCAGACCGACAGCGTGGAGGTGCTGGCCGGCGACGACCCCCGGGAGGACGCCGACCGGCTCTCGGTGGCCGTGTTGCTCTCGAACGTGACCGACGTGCCCCGCGTCGACACGCTCCAGGAGCGCGCCGTCGACGCCCAGGACCGAATCGAGGCCGAGGCGTCCGCCCGGGACGACGAGGTCGCGGAACTGGTCACCGACGAGAACGACGAACTCGACCCCATCTGA
- a CDS encoding Gfo/Idh/MocA family protein, which translates to MTYRMVHVGLGGQGRTWLTEAIPPNVEAGRLEVVAAVDTDPGRHELARTELGLSPDRCYTDLDTALTERDADFCSVVTPPAAHEPVVETALAHGLDILSEKPIADTLAGSVRIARAVEQAGAKMGLTMTHRFDQDKTTFRRAVEAASPVDYLTARFTGNVRERGHYSPYVHEMEDMLLLDGAVHHLDMLASLVDAPCERVYADTWVPDGADYRGDCTGLVTLTFADGTRAHYEGSYANATTLNGWGHEQFRAECADETVILDNREVERFGRDDDRAGESAGRDDGEHVPPVERPTWTNAWLIEQFCDWLGGGEPMPTDVASTLRSMAIVFAAIESSETGEAVEVPTMLNEARAVAQVQ; encoded by the coding sequence ATGACTTATCGGATGGTTCACGTCGGGCTCGGCGGGCAGGGGCGGACCTGGCTCACCGAGGCGATTCCCCCGAACGTCGAGGCGGGCCGACTCGAGGTCGTCGCCGCGGTCGACACCGACCCGGGGCGACACGAACTGGCCCGGACCGAACTCGGACTGTCACCGGACCGCTGTTACACCGACCTCGATACGGCGCTGACCGAGCGCGACGCCGACTTCTGTTCGGTCGTCACGCCGCCGGCGGCCCACGAACCGGTCGTCGAGACGGCGCTTGCCCACGGCCTGGACATCCTCTCGGAGAAGCCCATCGCCGACACTCTGGCGGGCTCCGTACGCATCGCCAGAGCGGTCGAACAAGCCGGCGCGAAGATGGGGCTGACGATGACCCACCGGTTCGACCAGGACAAGACGACGTTCCGGCGGGCCGTCGAGGCGGCCAGTCCCGTGGACTATCTGACGGCCCGCTTTACCGGGAACGTCCGCGAGCGGGGCCACTACTCGCCGTACGTCCACGAGATGGAGGACATGCTCCTCCTCGACGGCGCCGTCCATCACCTCGACATGCTCGCCTCGCTCGTCGACGCCCCCTGCGAGCGGGTGTACGCCGACACCTGGGTCCCGGATGGGGCGGACTACCGGGGCGACTGCACGGGGTTGGTGACGCTTACCTTCGCCGACGGCACCCGCGCCCACTACGAGGGCAGCTACGCCAACGCGACCACGCTCAACGGCTGGGGCCACGAGCAGTTCCGAGCCGAGTGCGCCGACGAGACAGTCATTCTGGACAACCGCGAGGTCGAGCGGTTCGGCCGCGACGACGACCGGGCCGGGGAGAGCGCCGGCCGGGACGACGGCGAACACGTCCCGCCCGTCGAGCGGCCGACCTGGACCAACGCTTGGCTCATCGAGCAGTTCTGCGACTGGCTCGGCGGCGGCGAGCCGATGCCGACCGACGTGGCGTCGACCCTGCGTTCGATGGCCATCGTCTTCGCCGCCATCGAGAGCAGCGAGACCGGTGAAGCCGTCGAGGTGCCGACGATGCTGAACGAGGCCCGCGCCGTCGCACAGGTGCAGTAG
- the rnz gene encoding ribonuclease Z, translating to MRVTFLGTSGAIPTTQRNTSGIFCNRDGDYLLFDCGEGTQRQMMHYGTGFAVDHLFVTHLHGDHVLGIPGLLQTFDFNDRERPVAIHTPAGTRGNVKQLIEANGTTPSYPVRINEVSAGDTVLDRPEYEVRAIATEHRCASVGYVLAEDDRKGEFDRERAEEELGIPPGPKYSKLHRGEAIEHDGRTVEPEEVVGPPRPGRTMVYTGDTLPTNNVVAESEGADLLVHDATFAEDRRERAEATAHSTAKEAAEVARDAGVRTLALTHISTRYAGQADKLGAEAREVFDGEVVVAEDGMERHVQFPE from the coding sequence ATGCGAGTGACGTTTCTCGGGACGAGCGGGGCCATCCCGACGACCCAGCGCAACACCAGCGGTATCTTCTGTAATCGCGACGGCGACTACCTCCTCTTCGACTGCGGCGAGGGCACCCAGCGCCAGATGATGCACTACGGGACCGGGTTCGCCGTCGACCACCTGTTCGTGACGCATCTGCACGGCGACCACGTCCTCGGGATTCCGGGCCTGCTACAGACGTTCGACTTCAACGACCGCGAGCGGCCCGTGGCTATTCACACGCCGGCGGGCACTCGGGGCAACGTCAAACAGCTCATCGAGGCCAACGGGACGACCCCCTCCTATCCGGTCCGTATCAACGAGGTCTCCGCCGGCGACACCGTCCTGGACCGGCCCGAGTACGAGGTCCGGGCCATCGCGACCGAGCACCGCTGTGCGTCGGTCGGCTACGTTCTCGCCGAGGACGACCGCAAGGGCGAGTTCGACCGGGAGAGGGCCGAGGAGGAACTGGGCATCCCGCCGGGACCGAAGTACTCGAAGCTCCACCGCGGCGAGGCCATCGAACACGACGGCCGGACCGTCGAACCCGAGGAGGTCGTCGGGCCGCCCCGCCCCGGCCGCACCATGGTCTACACCGGCGACACCCTCCCGACGAACAACGTCGTCGCGGAGAGCGAGGGCGCGGACCTGCTCGTCCACGACGCCACCTTCGCCGAGGACCGGAGAGAGCGCGCCGAGGCGACGGCCCACTCGACCGCGAAGGAGGCCGCCGAAGTGGCCCGCGACGCCGGCGTCCGGACGCTCGCGCTGACCCACATCTCCACGCGCTACGCCGGCCAGGCCGACAAGCTCGGCGCCGAAGCGCGCGAGGTCTTCGACGGCGAGGTCGTCGTCGCCGAGGACGGAATGGAGCGCCACGTCCAGTTCCCCGAGTAG
- a CDS encoding DUF7282 domain-containing protein — protein MKRNTILAAVAVAVVTAALTAQAGAVAGPVAQQETPTANETPTDGEMTPTDETPTDGEMTPADETPTDGEVTPENETPTDEPTTPENETPTETPDDGIGMGNETNDTEQPSLTFDDQETNGTAVTVTNVTLNQSGYVAIHDGSLETGQTLDSVIGVSDYLPAGTHDNVTVTLFDVPGANYTSDGVQTSDAVGNESANETEPQLQGTQTLTAMIHVESTPSETMDNGTQSTETETTTETPASGTETPTETPASGTDTPTETPESDNQTTSTDNETMSTDNQTFDFVDTVGLLDPPALVNDTPVTDNATVTVSNETETGNETETGTETETETGTETGTETDTGDGLGTPTETETGDGLGTPTETETGDGLGTPTETEPAPADSTETATDGL, from the coding sequence ATGAAACGGAACACGATACTCGCCGCCGTCGCCGTCGCGGTCGTGACAGCGGCCCTCACGGCACAGGCCGGCGCCGTAGCCGGTCCGGTAGCACAGCAGGAGACGCCGACAGCAAACGAGACGCCGACCGACGGGGAGATGACTCCAACGGACGAGACGCCGACTGATGGAGAGATGACCCCGGCGGACGAGACGCCGACCGACGGAGAGGTGACTCCGGAGAACGAGACGCCGACTGACGAGCCGACGACCCCGGAGAACGAGACGCCCACCGAGACGCCCGACGACGGTATCGGAATGGGCAACGAGACGAACGACACCGAGCAGCCGTCGCTGACCTTCGACGATCAGGAGACCAACGGGACGGCCGTCACCGTCACGAACGTGACGCTGAACCAGTCCGGCTACGTCGCCATCCACGACGGGAGCCTCGAAACGGGCCAGACCCTCGATAGCGTCATCGGCGTGTCGGATTACCTCCCTGCCGGGACCCACGACAACGTGACCGTCACGCTGTTTGACGTCCCCGGCGCGAACTACACGTCGGACGGCGTCCAGACGTCCGACGCGGTCGGCAACGAGTCGGCAAACGAGACGGAGCCGCAACTGCAAGGGACGCAGACGCTCACCGCGATGATCCACGTGGAGAGCACCCCGAGCGAGACGATGGACAACGGTACCCAGTCGACGGAAACGGAGACGACCACCGAAACGCCGGCTTCGGGAACGGAGACACCCACTGAGACGCCGGCTTCGGGAACGGACACGCCGACCGAGACGCCGGAGTCCGACAACCAGACGACGAGTACCGATAACGAGACGATGAGCACCGACAACCAGACGTTCGACTTCGTCGACACTGTCGGGCTGCTTGACCCGCCCGCGCTCGTCAACGACACGCCGGTCACGGACAACGCGACCGTCACTGTAAGCAACGAGACGGAGACCGGCAACGAGACGGAGACCGGCACCGAGACCGAAACAGAAACCGGCACTGAGACCGGTACCGAGACCGACACCGGGGACGGCCTGGGAACGCCGACCGAGACTGAAACCGGGGACGGTCTGGGAACGCCGACCGAGACTGAAACCGGGGACGGTCTGGGAACGCCGACCGAGACCGAACCGGCTCCAGCCGACAGCACGGAGACAGCAACCGACGGCCTGTGA
- a CDS encoding potassium channel family protein, protein MKFVIVGYGRVGTRTAHILQSEGHEVVIVERSREKVDRATAAGFEVITGDGSEESTLEAAGIDEADAIGALTGDLNTNFSACMIGKEHGCRTVLRIDADYREEIYDKYAADVDDIIYPERLGAAGAKTALLGGDFNVLADLTERLSIASVDVPEGSSVIGKRVVEVSLPGDAHIYAHGRAHESMTIPLPRTTIEAGDSLAVMTSHDGIDEVRSALKAEA, encoded by the coding sequence ATGAAGTTCGTCATCGTCGGCTACGGTCGCGTCGGGACCCGGACGGCACACATTCTCCAGAGCGAGGGTCACGAGGTCGTTATCGTCGAGCGGTCCCGGGAGAAAGTCGACCGGGCGACAGCCGCCGGCTTCGAGGTAATCACCGGCGACGGGAGCGAGGAGTCGACGCTGGAGGCGGCGGGCATCGACGAGGCCGACGCCATCGGCGCGCTCACGGGCGACCTGAACACCAACTTCAGCGCCTGCATGATCGGCAAGGAACACGGCTGTCGCACCGTGTTGCGCATCGACGCCGACTACCGCGAGGAGATATACGACAAGTACGCCGCCGACGTCGACGATATCATCTACCCCGAGCGGCTCGGCGCCGCCGGCGCCAAGACCGCGCTGCTGGGCGGGGACTTCAACGTCCTCGCGGACCTGACCGAGCGGCTCTCTATCGCCTCCGTCGACGTTCCCGAGGGGTCGTCGGTCATCGGCAAGCGCGTCGTCGAGGTCTCCCTGCCCGGCGACGCCCACATCTACGCGCACGGCCGCGCCCACGAGTCGATGACGATTCCGCTGCCGCGGACCACCATCGAGGCCGGCGACAGTCTGGCCGTGATGACGAGCCACGACGGCATCGACGAGGTGCGGTCGGCGCTCAAGGCCGAAGCCTGA
- a CDS encoding DUF7384 family protein, whose translation MGENTPARVVADADVLAADLLCGGAARAALDHVRRHSWVALVASDVLLDDAEAVVAELADSDLAADWRERIEREREPVDHPEGDHPALASAYRGEAGHVLSYDEELRSAKTGLALNEHMQVSVRTPDAFAALFDAEALYELVEGGAYPGPDRDPRA comes from the coding sequence ATGGGTGAGAACACCCCCGCCCGCGTCGTCGCCGACGCCGACGTCCTCGCGGCGGACCTGCTGTGTGGCGGCGCGGCCCGGGCGGCCCTGGACCACGTCCGGCGCCATTCCTGGGTCGCGCTCGTGGCCAGCGACGTCCTCCTCGACGACGCCGAAGCGGTCGTCGCCGAGCTGGCAGATTCGGACCTCGCGGCCGACTGGCGCGAGCGAATCGAACGCGAGCGCGAGCCGGTCGACCATCCCGAGGGGGACCATCCGGCGCTGGCCTCGGCCTACCGGGGCGAGGCCGGCCACGTGCTCAGCTACGACGAGGAGCTGCGGAGCGCGAAGACGGGGCTGGCGCTCAACGAGCACATGCAGGTCAGCGTTCGCACGCCCGACGCCTTCGCCGCCCTGTTCGACGCCGAAGCGCTGTACGAACTGGTCGAGGGGGGCGCGTATCCGGGGCCGGACCGGGACCCGCGGGCCTAG
- a CDS encoding methyl-accepting chemotaxis protein yields MTRPVVEQYKGLIRQSLDLLHVSGSIERKVLAAVGLQFGASVGLAVVAVLFSGITKFALIGLLLAGATVAFANTVFITREDMVDPIVTLSERADRIAAGEVDVDIPDSERDDEVASLLASFGAMQTTLATVARQADALAAQEFDDPVLDKDVPGTFGESLDRMATNMESYTTELQEMTADLEERSAALSELVTAFGDAAEQAKGGDLTATIDAEFEGVDDQFQQVVTDYNDLLETLSDTIGEVATFADDVAESSDRVTESVAEIDRASDEIARSVQDISADASQQADRHGAVAGDMNTLSATVEEIAATATDAAETAERAAERGRDGRAEAAAAIDELELMTTRIDEIADAVEGLVDEIAEIDEVVDLITEVAEQTNMLALNASIEAARADADGDGFAVVADEVKSLAEETRDAAGEISERIESVQESAGATVADVEETNERVADSTDSIEATLRDFEDIVDVLGEVNDAIQEISDATAEQAETTQDVVAAVDEVAEVSEQTKREAESVAAATEEQTATISEVTGEVQSVAERTDDLRDLLQQFDVTAAHTDTGQTTEVFAPSADD; encoded by the coding sequence ATGACACGACCCGTCGTCGAACAGTACAAGGGGCTGATACGCCAGTCGCTTGACCTCCTCCACGTCTCGGGGTCCATCGAGCGGAAAGTGCTGGCGGCTGTCGGCCTCCAGTTCGGCGCCTCCGTCGGCCTCGCCGTCGTGGCCGTCCTGTTCAGCGGTATCACCAAGTTCGCTCTCATCGGGTTGTTGTTGGCCGGTGCGACTGTGGCCTTTGCCAATACAGTGTTCATCACGCGCGAGGACATGGTCGACCCCATCGTCACCCTCTCGGAGCGGGCCGACCGCATCGCGGCCGGGGAGGTCGACGTCGACATCCCCGACAGCGAGCGTGATGACGAGGTGGCGAGCCTGCTCGCCTCCTTCGGGGCGATGCAGACCACGCTCGCGACGGTGGCCCGACAGGCCGACGCCCTGGCCGCCCAGGAGTTCGACGACCCGGTGCTCGACAAGGACGTGCCCGGCACCTTCGGGGAGTCGCTGGACCGGATGGCGACCAACATGGAGTCCTACACCACGGAACTGCAGGAGATGACCGCCGACTTAGAGGAGCGGTCGGCGGCGCTCTCGGAGCTCGTCACGGCCTTCGGCGACGCCGCCGAGCAGGCCAAAGGCGGGGACCTCACGGCGACTATCGACGCGGAGTTCGAGGGCGTCGACGACCAGTTCCAGCAGGTCGTCACTGACTACAACGACCTGCTGGAGACGCTGTCGGACACCATCGGCGAGGTGGCGACCTTCGCGGACGACGTGGCGGAGTCCAGCGACCGCGTCACCGAGAGCGTCGCCGAAATCGACCGCGCGAGCGACGAGATAGCGCGTTCGGTCCAGGACATCTCCGCGGACGCGAGCCAGCAGGCCGACCGCCACGGCGCCGTGGCGGGCGATATGAACACGCTGTCGGCCACCGTCGAGGAGATTGCGGCGACGGCCACCGACGCCGCCGAGACCGCCGAGCGGGCCGCCGAACGGGGCCGTGACGGGCGGGCCGAGGCCGCCGCGGCTATCGACGAACTGGAACTGATGACGACCCGCATCGACGAGATTGCCGACGCCGTCGAGGGGCTGGTCGACGAGATAGCCGAGATAGACGAGGTTGTCGACCTCATCACCGAGGTGGCCGAACAGACGAACATGCTGGCGCTGAACGCCTCAATCGAGGCCGCCCGCGCTGACGCCGACGGCGACGGCTTCGCCGTCGTGGCCGACGAGGTCAAATCCCTCGCGGAGGAGACCCGGGACGCCGCCGGGGAAATCTCCGAGCGTATCGAGTCGGTCCAGGAGAGCGCCGGCGCGACGGTCGCGGACGTCGAGGAGACGAACGAGCGCGTGGCCGACAGCACCGACAGCATCGAGGCGACGCTGCGGGACTTCGAGGACATCGTCGACGTGCTCGGCGAGGTCAACGACGCCATCCAGGAGATATCGGACGCGACGGCCGAACAGGCCGAGACGACCCAGGACGTGGTCGCCGCCGTCGACGAGGTGGCGGAAGTCAGCGAGCAGACGAAACGGGAGGCCGAGTCCGTCGCCGCCGCGACGGAGGAACAGACCGCGACCATCTCCGAGGTGACCGGCGAGGTCCAGTCGGTGGCCGAGCGAACCGACGACCTCCGGGACCTGCTCCAGCAGTTCGACGTGACGGCGGCCCACACCGACACCGGCCAGACCACCGAAGTGTTCGCGCCCAGCGCGGACGACTAG
- a CDS encoding SDR family NAD(P)-dependent oxidoreductase: protein MSRPGTALVTGASAGIGAALAREFAAHGHDVVLVARREERLRALADELETGGVTATPIAMDLDTATAAMDLYDEVAARGLDIDILVNNVGVGTYGPFADSDLDAERTQLRLNVVLPVELTRLFLDELTGGGRVLNVGSVAGFQPGPGLSTYYASKAYVNSFTEAIAEELRGDVAVTLVCPGPVDTEFQGRAGMGDSAVGAVLSTTPDAVAEAAYEGLVAGETVVVPSRAMRAVDLLGRIAPRPVVRRVAAWVNSDR, encoded by the coding sequence ATGAGCCGGCCCGGGACCGCGCTCGTCACGGGCGCCTCGGCTGGCATCGGCGCGGCGCTGGCCCGCGAGTTCGCGGCTCACGGTCACGACGTGGTGCTCGTGGCCCGTCGCGAGGAGCGGCTCCGGGCGCTCGCCGACGAGCTAGAGACCGGTGGCGTGACAGCGACTCCAATCGCCATGGACCTGGATACCGCGACGGCGGCGATGGACCTCTACGACGAGGTCGCGGCGCGCGGGCTCGACATCGATATCCTCGTCAACAACGTTGGCGTCGGGACGTACGGCCCCTTCGCCGACAGCGACCTCGACGCCGAGCGGACCCAGCTCCGTCTCAACGTCGTCCTGCCGGTGGAGCTCACCAGGCTGTTCCTGGACGAGCTCACGGGGGGCGGGCGCGTCCTGAACGTGGGCTCGGTGGCCGGGTTCCAGCCCGGACCGGGCCTGTCGACCTACTACGCGAGCAAGGCCTACGTCAACAGCTTCACCGAAGCCATCGCCGAGGAGCTGCGTGGCGACGTGGCCGTGACGCTGGTCTGTCCTGGCCCGGTCGACACGGAGTTTCAGGGCCGCGCCGGCATGGGCGACTCGGCGGTCGGGGCGGTGCTCTCGACGACCCCGGACGCCGTCGCCGAAGCCGCCTACGAGGGGCTGGTGGCCGGCGAGACGGTCGTCGTCCCGAGCCGGGCGATGCGGGCCGTCGACCTCCTGGGCCGAATCGCGCCCCGCCCCGTCGTCCGCCGCGTCGCGGCGTGGGTCAACAGCGACCGGTAG
- a CDS encoding non-canonical purine NTP pyrophosphatase, whose product MLNFVTTNPGKVREATAYLDDEVVQFDFDYPEVQADDLGAVAAHGAREAYRAADGPVIVDDAGLFIDAFDGFPGPYSSYVEDRVGIERVWRLTEPEDDHGAAFKTVIAYCDGEAFAATPEPVDREGRRGQDLGADERGGATTDDQVAGGEDALPVKLFEGRVPGEIVAPRGEGGFGYDPIFEHDGTTFAEMSTDEKNAVSHRGRALAQFAEWHAER is encoded by the coding sequence ATGCTCAACTTCGTGACGACCAACCCCGGGAAGGTCCGGGAGGCGACGGCCTACCTGGACGACGAGGTGGTCCAGTTCGACTTCGACTACCCCGAGGTACAGGCCGACGACCTCGGCGCGGTGGCGGCCCACGGCGCCCGCGAGGCCTACCGGGCGGCCGACGGCCCGGTCATCGTCGACGACGCGGGCCTGTTCATCGACGCCTTCGACGGCTTTCCGGGGCCCTACTCCTCGTACGTCGAGGACAGGGTCGGCATCGAGCGCGTCTGGCGGCTGACCGAGCCCGAGGACGACCACGGCGCGGCGTTCAAAACCGTCATCGCCTACTGCGACGGCGAGGCGTTCGCGGCGACCCCGGAGCCGGTGGACCGCGAGGGCCGGCGGGGCCAGGACCTCGGCGCCGACGAGCGCGGCGGCGCGACGACCGACGACCAGGTGGCGGGCGGCGAGGACGCGCTGCCGGTCAAGCTGTTCGAGGGCCGGGTGCCCGGGGAAATCGTCGCCCCCCGAGGCGAGGGCGGCTTCGGCTACGACCCCATCTTCGAGCACGACGGCACCACGTTCGCGGAGATGAGCACCGACGAGAAAAACGCCGTCTCCCACCGCGGGCGGGCGCTGGCGCAGTTCGCGGAGTGGCATGCCGAGCGATGA
- a CDS encoding DUF5808 domain-containing protein, with product MVDKPQSGELFGVPYNFERPSLKRLVSSYWQPGDGMLVEKPFGIGYTLNLANWRAWIVLGVAGAMLYQERRGEGEEFGGEEADEPVEVVVD from the coding sequence ATGGTAGACAAACCCCAGTCAGGGGAACTGTTCGGCGTCCCGTACAACTTCGAACGGCCCAGCCTGAAGCGGCTCGTCTCCTCGTACTGGCAGCCCGGCGACGGGATGCTGGTCGAGAAGCCGTTCGGCATCGGCTACACGCTGAACCTGGCGAACTGGCGCGCGTGGATCGTGCTGGGGGTCGCCGGCGCGATGCTGTATCAGGAGCGCCGGGGCGAGGGCGAGGAGTTCGGGGGCGAGGAGGCCGACGAGCCGGTCGAAGTCGTCGTCGACTGA
- a CDS encoding EamA family transporter: protein MRYLVWAVIALLGYTAVPPLVKLATVDIPSDVVVLISNGILVVAAVGIILTADVSVTPYLTHERAVYAYGAGIALTVGIVSYYRALAAGPISVVVPIFGMFIATSSILGIAFLDEPLTARKAAGIGLAVAAVYLTSVE, encoded by the coding sequence ATGCGCTATCTCGTCTGGGCCGTTATCGCACTGCTTGGCTACACGGCGGTCCCGCCGCTGGTGAAACTCGCGACCGTGGACATCCCGAGCGACGTGGTCGTCCTCATCTCCAACGGGATTCTCGTCGTCGCGGCCGTCGGCATCATCCTCACCGCCGACGTGTCGGTGACGCCCTATCTCACCCACGAGCGGGCCGTCTACGCCTACGGTGCCGGTATCGCCCTCACCGTCGGTATCGTCTCGTACTACCGGGCGCTCGCGGCCGGTCCCATCAGCGTCGTCGTCCCCATCTTCGGGATGTTCATCGCCACCAGCTCTATCCTCGGCATCGCCTTTCTCGACGAACCGCTCACGGCCCGGAAAGCCGCGGGCATCGGGCTGGCCGTCGCCGCCGTCTATCTCACGTCTGTGGAGTAG